The following are encoded in a window of Francisella tularensis subsp. tularensis genomic DNA:
- a CDS encoding 5'-nucleotidase, lipoprotein e(P4) family gives MRQIILIFVIAMQFCFVTAYAATCNSVNIDGVKWYHDSDEKRAIYLEIYNLAVHRIKHQVKEEHLKKGTWGVILDIDETALDNSWLEYDNYKNYSYSEEKFRQGIIEQKAKGLPGAAKLTNLVHKLGGYVSFVSNRYGADPEIIKATEENLTKEDIYYDQILFYNEKAKNPKDKNSRFEAVKSGKYTDDIIVTKKLPAHAVIAYFGDNIQDFPQMTQKNMRNVDNHKYTIFGEKYYIFPNPMYGSWQ, from the coding sequence ATGAGACAAATAATATTAATCTTTGTGATTGCTATGCAGTTTTGTTTTGTCACTGCTTATGCAGCTACGTGTAATAGTGTAAATATCGATGGTGTTAAGTGGTATCATGATTCTGATGAGAAAAGAGCAATTTATCTTGAGATCTATAATCTAGCTGTACATAGAATAAAGCATCAAGTTAAAGAAGAACATCTTAAAAAAGGCACATGGGGTGTTATCTTAGATATTGATGAGACAGCCTTAGATAACTCATGGTTAGAGTATGATAATTACAAAAACTATAGTTATAGTGAAGAGAAGTTTAGGCAGGGGATAATTGAGCAAAAAGCAAAAGGTCTACCTGGTGCTGCTAAATTAACCAATCTTGTCCATAAACTAGGAGGGTATGTAAGCTTTGTATCTAATCGCTATGGAGCAGATCCTGAAATAATCAAAGCAACTGAGGAAAACCTTACTAAGGAGGATATTTATTACGATCAGATCTTATTTTACAATGAGAAAGCTAAAAATCCAAAGGACAAAAATTCAAGGTTTGAAGCGGTTAAATCAGGTAAATACACGGATGATATCATAGTTACTAAAAAGCTCCCAGCACATGCGGTAATAGCTTATTTTGGTGATAATATTCAAGATTTTCCTCAAATGACGCAAAAAAATATGCGTAATGTTGATAATCACAAGTATACTATTTTTGGTGAAAAGTATTATATTTTTCCAAATCCAATGTATGGCAGCTGGCAATAA
- a CDS encoding thymidine kinase, with product MAKLYFRYSAMDAGKTLDLLKVAYNYEDRDRKPLVLTSAIDKRAGLNKVKSRIGIDQDAYSLTDRDNIFEFVENYNSSNKIDCVLIDEIHFFTQEQVWQLAEIVDELNIPVICYGLRTNYLGQPFETAALLLAIADTLEEVKTICHCGKKASFNMMVQNGKAIKQGNPIVVDDDSVKEIDTKYVSVCRKHWKEGVYE from the coding sequence GTGGCGAAATTATATTTTAGATATTCGGCTATGGATGCTGGTAAGACACTAGATCTTTTAAAAGTTGCTTATAACTATGAAGATAGAGATAGGAAGCCCTTAGTATTAACATCAGCGATTGATAAAAGAGCGGGGTTAAATAAAGTTAAATCACGCATAGGTATAGATCAGGATGCTTACTCACTGACTGATAGAGATAATATTTTTGAATTTGTCGAAAATTATAATAGTAGTAACAAGATAGATTGTGTATTGATAGATGAAATTCATTTTTTTACTCAAGAGCAAGTTTGGCAATTAGCAGAGATAGTTGATGAACTAAATATTCCTGTGATTTGCTATGGGTTACGTACTAATTACTTAGGTCAGCCATTTGAGACAGCAGCATTACTTTTGGCTATTGCTGATACTCTTGAAGAAGTCAAAACAATTTGTCACTGCGGTAAAAAAGCAAGCTTTAATATGATGGTGCAGAATGGTAAAGCAATAAAACAAGGTAATCCCATAGTGGTTGATGATGATTCGGTTAAAGAGATAGATACCAAATATGTCTCTGTATGTCGTAAGCACTGGAAAGAAGGTGTGTATGAATAA
- a CDS encoding DUF6790 family protein has protein sequence MVTIILSICLLITPFIIAFLHSSIIHAKHHINIYANYFIVSNISLYNLINSYAYLLDGDNISKFQGWIFTPAVFQIGIFQLALFLFSILALFKNSQFKASCLIFFTIYTVLNSLTLFSGSIYYSGVETIFFVNLATALIAYILYRILTRKINIR, from the coding sequence ATGGTAACTATAATTTTAAGTATTTGTTTACTAATCACACCCTTCATAATAGCGTTTTTGCACTCAAGCATTATTCATGCAAAACATCACATAAACATCTACGCAAACTACTTTATAGTCAGCAATATAAGTCTGTATAATTTAATCAATAGTTACGCATATCTGTTAGATGGGGATAACATAAGTAAATTTCAAGGATGGATTTTCACTCCGGCTGTTTTTCAGATAGGAATCTTTCAATTAGCACTATTTTTATTTTCGATTTTAGCACTGTTTAAGAATAGTCAGTTTAAAGCTTCTTGTTTGATATTTTTTACTATTTATACAGTTTTAAATTCGCTAACATTATTTAGTGGTTCTATTTACTACTCAGGCGTTGAAACTATATTCTTTGTAAATCTTGCAACTGCTCTAATTGCTTATATTTTATATAGGATATTAACTAGGAAAATTAATATCCGTTAG